From one Deinococcus budaensis genomic stretch:
- the purS gene encoding phosphoribosylformylglycinamidine synthase subunit PurS, protein MPQYQAKVFVTLKPSILDPQGRTVERALSHLDHTNVSGVRVGKLIELTLTGERPEVEAQLAGITRDVLSNPIMEDARWELEEA, encoded by the coding sequence ATGCCCCAGTACCAAGCCAAAGTCTTCGTCACCCTCAAGCCGTCCATCCTCGACCCGCAGGGCCGCACCGTCGAGCGGGCGCTGTCGCACCTCGACCACACCAACGTCTCGGGCGTACGGGTGGGCAAGCTGATCGAACTGACCCTCACGGGCGAGCGCCCCGAGGTCGAGGCGCAACTCGCGGGCATCACGCGGGACGTGCTGAGCAACCCCATCATGGAGGATGCCCGCTGGGAGCTGGAGGAAGCATGA
- a CDS encoding cupin domain-containing protein translates to MTTPQPVNLEQKFGLFAEAWSPKVVGELNGQQVKLAKFRDEFIWHAHEHEDELFLVVRGTMRMSFRDREVLVREGEFLIVPRGVEHCPAAEGEETWVLLLEPASTVNTGTAGGERTVTDLERL, encoded by the coding sequence ATGACCACCCCCCAGCCCGTCAACCTGGAGCAGAAGTTCGGCCTCTTTGCCGAGGCGTGGAGTCCCAAAGTCGTGGGGGAGCTGAACGGCCAGCAGGTCAAGCTCGCCAAGTTCCGGGACGAGTTCATCTGGCACGCCCACGAGCACGAGGACGAGCTGTTTCTCGTCGTGCGCGGAACGATGCGGATGAGTTTCCGCGACCGCGAGGTGCTGGTGCGCGAGGGCGAATTTCTGATCGTGCCGCGCGGCGTGGAGCACTGCCCCGCCGCCGAGGGCGAGGAGACGTGGGTGCTGCTGCTGGAACCCGCCTCGACTGTGAACACCGGCACGGCGGGCGGCGAGCGCACCGTGACCGACTTGGAGCGCCTGTGA
- the purQ gene encoding phosphoribosylformylglycinamidine synthase subunit PurQ, which produces MRTAVIQFPGSNCDADALHAARLTLDPEARFVWHTEAGLPEGTELVFLPGGFSYGDHLRSGAIAARSPIMEAVKAHAERGGFVLGVCNGFQVLTEAGLLPGALSRNRDLHFHCAPVHLRVENAHTAFTGAYDPGQTIEIPIAHGEGNYYADPETVARLEAEGRVVFRYVDNPNGSLNDIAGIVNEGGNVLGMMPHPERAVEALLGSEDGLGIFESLKGALVK; this is translated from the coding sequence GTGAGGACCGCCGTCATTCAATTCCCCGGCTCCAACTGCGACGCCGACGCCCTGCACGCGGCCCGCCTGACCCTGGACCCGGAGGCGCGGTTCGTGTGGCACACCGAAGCCGGACTGCCGGAGGGCACCGAGCTGGTGTTCCTGCCGGGCGGCTTTTCCTACGGCGACCACCTCCGCTCGGGCGCGATTGCCGCCCGCAGCCCGATCATGGAGGCGGTCAAGGCGCACGCCGAGCGCGGCGGCTTCGTGCTGGGCGTGTGCAACGGCTTTCAGGTGCTGACGGAAGCGGGGTTGCTGCCCGGAGCGCTCTCGCGCAACCGCGACCTGCACTTCCACTGCGCCCCGGTGCATCTGCGGGTGGAGAACGCGCACACGGCCTTCACGGGGGCGTATGACCCCGGCCAGACCATTGAAATCCCCATCGCGCACGGCGAGGGCAACTACTACGCCGACCCGGAGACGGTCGCCCGGCTGGAGGCCGAGGGCCGCGTCGTGTTCCGCTACGTGGACAACCCCAACGGCTCGCTGAACGACATCGCCGGAATCGTGAACGAGGGCGGCAACGTGCTGGGCATGATGCCCCACCCCGAACGGGCGGTCGAGGCGCTGCTGGGGAGCGAGGACGGGCTGGGGATTTTTGAAAGCCTGAAAGGGGCGCTGGTCAAGTGA